Below is a genomic region from Candidatus Omnitrophota bacterium.
ATTGGGTGCTTCCCGGGCTGATGATTGTGGCTGTCTGGGCCGGACTTGGTTATAATATGATCCTTCTTCTTGCCGGGATGCAGTCGATTCCCTCTACATTCTATGAGGCTGCCGAGGTTGACGGGGCAAACAGTTGGCATAAGTTCTGGCATATTACACTGCCTTTACTCCGGCCGATTCTTCTTTTTGTGCTGATTATGTCAATGATTAACTCTTTTCAGCTTTTTGAATTGGCCTATATTATGACTGCCGGCACCGGCGAAGGGATAGGCGGTGTTTTAGATTCCGGCTTACCGCTGGTTTCCTATCTTTATGAAAAGGGATTCCAGAGGTTTGAGATGGGGTATGCTTCAGCCATTGCCTATGTTTTGTTCGGGATTATCTTTCTGCTTACTTTGGTTAGTTTAAGAACTAATCGCTCGCGATTTGAATATTGAGGTAAAAAATGTCATTAATTAAGATAAAAAAGAGCCTGATGAGTTTTATTATTTATACCCTTCTTACCGTGGTGGCATTGAGCATGGTTATCCCTTACGTCTGGATGCTGGTTACCTCAATTAAACCGATTGACGAAATCCAGACTTATCCACCGTCTTTTCGTGTGCGCCAGCCAACCCTTGCGGCTTATCGAGAGCTATTTTCTCTTTTACCAATGGCGCGTTACCTGCTTAACAGCCTTTTTATTGCTTTAGTAGTAACCGCGGCCAATATATTCTTTTGCTCTTTGGCCGGCTACGCCTTTGCCAAACACAGATTCTTTGGAAGAGATAAGTTGTTTCTGCTTCTTTTAGGCGCAATAATGATCCCCTATCAGGTCAATCTTATCCCCGGATTCATTATCATAAAGAAGCTGGGCTGGCTTAGTTCTTTTTACGCCTTGATTATTCCCAAGTTAGCTTTGGCTTTTGGAGTGTTTCTTTGCCGACAGTATATCATGAGCGTTCCTAATGACCTTATTGATGCAGCCAAGATTGATGGATGCAGTGAATTCACCATCTATCGCCTGGTAATCTTTCCGTTGATCAAGCCGGTTTTAGCCACCCTGGCTATCCTGACGTTTTTATGGCAGTGGAGTGATTTTCTCTGGCCGTTAGTTGTAATTCATAAGAGTTCGATGCGCACAGTTCCCTTGGCTTTGTCAACATTGAATACCACCTTCGGGTCGAATTTTGCCATGGTAATGGCAGGGGCAACCATAGCTACTTTACCGATTTTGATCGTGTTCTTAAGCCTTCAGAAATATATTATCCAAAGTCTGACAATGACCGGACTGAAAGGATGAGGAATAATGAAAAACTTAATTTTAGTTGTTTTATTTCTATTTTGTGCGATAGGTATTGTTTTCTGCGCACAAAAAGAGGATTCTCCGGTTTACTCCGCTAAAGGTTCTGTTTCTGAGGAGGTTTATCTTAAGGTTGAATTAGTTACTGTTTCTTCCTTTGATGTTACCCCTGACTGGGCGCCGCTGCCCAAACCGGAAGCTGTAACAGACGGAAATCTCTTAACCCGCTGGTCGTCGGGTTACATACCCGGTCAATGGATATGTCTTGACTTTGGTCAACCCAAAGTTATAAGTAAAATAGTGATTTTTTGGGAAGCAGCTTACGCAGTTGACTATGACGTTTTAACGTCATTAGATGAAAAGGACTGGCAGCCTGTTTTATCTTTAAAAGGGCAGGATGGAGGCATTGATGAGATAGAGTTTGCTCCCCTGAAGGCTAGATTTATTAAGATTTTGGGAAAGAAGAGATTTAATCCACAATGGGGGATTTCTCTCTGGGAGTTTTTGTGTTTTGGTCCAAAAGACGAGAATTCCACAGATAAACCTTTGTCTTTTGTTTATGCTCGGTTAGCAGATCAATTAAGCGGGGAAAAAACTCAAGAAGTTGATCCGGAAATGGAAGAA
It encodes:
- a CDS encoding carbohydrate ABC transporter permease, whose protein sequence is MSLIKIKKSLMSFIIYTLLTVVALSMVIPYVWMLVTSIKPIDEIQTYPPSFRVRQPTLAAYRELFSLLPMARYLLNSLFIALVVTAANIFFCSLAGYAFAKHRFFGRDKLFLLLLGAIMIPYQVNLIPGFIIIKKLGWLSSFYALIIPKLALAFGVFLCRQYIMSVPNDLIDAAKIDGCSEFTIYRLVIFPLIKPVLATLAILTFLWQWSDFLWPLVVIHKSSMRTVPLALSTLNTTFGSNFAMVMAGATIATLPILIVFLSLQKYIIQSLTMTGLKG